Proteins encoded within one genomic window of Jiangella mangrovi:
- a CDS encoding class I SAM-dependent methyltransferase — protein sequence MRAADGSASDADYGEFGPGYRTHRRPEPEFASAISAALGDAQTVVNVGAGAGSYEPPDRDVTAVEPSAALRAERPAALAEAIDATAEELPFADDTFGAAMATFAVHQWRHLELGLAQLRRVTRGPVVILTCDPAMLHRFWLTEYAPEVVDAEARRYPAIDRIRAALGGTTEVHGLPIPLRCVDGFNEAYYGRPEMLLDPDARRANSAWGLVGADVHMRFVVSLTRDLADGTWDDAHRALRKASHFDGSLVLVVSRPHGLEQ from the coding sequence ATGCGGGCGGCGGACGGGTCGGCGAGTGATGCCGATTACGGCGAGTTCGGTCCCGGCTACCGCACCCACCGGAGGCCCGAGCCCGAGTTCGCCTCCGCCATCTCCGCAGCTCTCGGCGACGCCCAGACGGTCGTGAACGTGGGCGCCGGCGCGGGGTCGTACGAGCCACCCGATCGTGATGTCACCGCCGTCGAGCCGTCGGCCGCGTTGCGTGCGGAGCGCCCCGCAGCGCTGGCCGAGGCGATCGATGCGACCGCGGAGGAGTTGCCGTTCGCAGACGACACCTTCGGTGCGGCCATGGCGACGTTCGCGGTGCACCAGTGGCGCCACCTCGAGCTCGGCCTGGCCCAGCTGCGTCGGGTGACCCGTGGCCCCGTCGTGATCCTCACCTGCGATCCGGCGATGCTGCACCGGTTCTGGCTGACCGAGTACGCGCCCGAGGTCGTCGATGCCGAGGCGCGCCGGTACCCGGCCATCGACCGGATCCGGGCAGCGCTGGGCGGGACTACCGAGGTCCACGGGCTGCCGATCCCGCTGCGCTGCGTCGACGGGTTCAACGAGGCCTACTACGGGCGGCCGGAGATGCTTCTCGACCCCGATGCCCGCCGGGCCAACTCGGCCTGGGGCCTCGTCGGTGCTGACGTCCACATGCGGTTCGTGGTGTCCCTGACCCGCGATCTGGCCGACGGCACCTGGGACGACGCACACCGGGCGCTGCGGAAAGCATCACACTTCGACGGCTCCCTGGTGCTCGTCGTCTCACGCCCGCATGGCCTCGAGCAGTAG
- a CDS encoding class F sortase, which produces MTRTPRTPVRAGGEPAGADWTPWRLLSAAPAVTALTIAVLAGCGTPDEPATAPKATPSTTASPSPTPESAPTATEAPPATEAPAVAEPLPASAPALVEIDALGISQDVINLGLADDGTMEVPDGPDPVGWYELGPTPGESGPAVLAGQLTWNGADGVFRHLADLETGDEIRVTRDDGTVAVFAVTRVEQYAKDAFPTATVYANTAGPELRLITCAGDLDTGSGDYSDNVVAYAELIA; this is translated from the coding sequence GTGACACGCACACCCCGGACACCGGTCCGCGCCGGCGGTGAGCCCGCCGGCGCGGACTGGACACCATGGCGACTGCTCTCTGCGGCCCCCGCGGTCACCGCGCTGACGATCGCCGTCCTCGCCGGCTGCGGAACCCCGGACGAGCCCGCCACGGCCCCGAAGGCCACGCCGTCGACGACCGCGAGCCCGTCTCCCACGCCGGAATCGGCGCCAACGGCCACCGAGGCGCCGCCGGCGACGGAAGCGCCGGCGGTTGCGGAGCCGCTGCCGGCCAGCGCGCCCGCACTCGTCGAGATCGACGCCCTGGGCATCAGCCAGGACGTCATCAACCTCGGACTCGCCGACGACGGCACCATGGAAGTACCCGACGGCCCCGACCCGGTCGGCTGGTACGAACTCGGCCCCACCCCGGGCGAGTCCGGCCCCGCCGTACTGGCCGGGCAACTCACCTGGAACGGCGCCGACGGCGTCTTCCGCCACCTCGCCGACCTCGAAACCGGCGACGAGATCCGCGTCACCAGGGACGACGGCACCGTCGCGGTGTTCGCGGTCACCAGGGTCGAGCAGTACGCCAAGGACGCCTTCCCGACCGCCACCGTCTACGCCAACACCGCCGGACCGGAGCTGCGCCTCATCACCTGCGCCGGCGACCTCGACACCGGCTCCGGCGACTACAGCGACAATGTCGTCGCCTACGCCGAGCTGATCGCGTGA
- a CDS encoding SRPBCC family protein produces MTTRTGRLVSASIAVQAPASVVFAILTDPRQHPRIDGSGSVRGLIEGPPTLTRGSTFGVRMRLFGVGYRITNRIVEYEPERLIAWRHFAGHRWRYQLEPLDPATTRVTETFDYTRVGPLTATVLRVLRFPTRNRHGIEASLPRLRDAAETDHHTP; encoded by the coding sequence GTGACGACGCGGACCGGGCGGCTCGTCAGTGCCTCGATCGCCGTCCAGGCGCCGGCATCGGTCGTGTTCGCGATCCTCACCGACCCGCGACAGCACCCGCGCATCGACGGATCCGGCTCCGTGCGCGGCCTCATCGAAGGGCCGCCCACGCTCACCCGGGGCAGCACCTTCGGCGTCCGGATGCGACTGTTCGGCGTCGGCTACCGCATCACCAACCGCATCGTCGAATACGAGCCTGAGCGGCTGATCGCCTGGCGACACTTCGCCGGCCACCGCTGGCGCTACCAACTCGAACCACTCGACCCAGCAACCACCCGCGTCACCGAGACCTTCGACTACACCCGAGTCGGCCCGCTGACGGCCACCGTCCTTCGGGTGCTGAGGTTCCCCACCCGCAACCGCCATGGCATCGAGGCGTCCCTCCCCCGCCTCCGCGACGCAGCCGAGACCGACCACCACACGCCCTGA
- a CDS encoding TetR/AcrR family transcriptional regulator, which produces MTTVRPAQKRLRTRARIAEHALDLFERQGFEATTITQIAAAAGVTEMTVFRHFSSKEQLLLDDPYDPVIAAAVGAQPLDWPPIARAIGGLRSAWEQLPEPEGETVRRRVRVVAEHDILRAAAWRTNATTERLISAQLIQDGAEPLRARVASGAILAALMAALYEWAGQQDRSLADAVMVALSTLEGSHG; this is translated from the coding sequence ATGACGACGGTGCGCCCAGCCCAGAAGAGGCTCCGCACGCGGGCGAGGATCGCCGAGCACGCACTCGACCTCTTCGAACGGCAGGGCTTCGAAGCCACGACCATCACGCAGATCGCCGCGGCAGCAGGGGTCACCGAGATGACGGTCTTCCGGCACTTCTCGAGCAAGGAACAGTTGCTTCTCGACGATCCCTACGACCCCGTCATCGCCGCGGCGGTCGGCGCCCAGCCCCTGGACTGGCCTCCGATCGCGCGGGCGATCGGAGGCCTCCGCAGCGCCTGGGAACAGCTCCCCGAGCCTGAAGGCGAGACCGTTCGACGCAGAGTCCGAGTCGTCGCCGAGCACGACATCCTGCGGGCCGCAGCCTGGCGCACCAACGCAACAACCGAGCGTCTCATCAGCGCGCAGCTCATCCAGGACGGCGCAGAACCGCTTCGAGCCCGCGTGGCATCCGGCGCCATTCTGGCCGCACTTATGGCAGCCCTCTACGAGTGGGCCGGTCAGCAGGACCGATCACTCGCCGACGCGGTCATGGTCGCGCTGAGCACGCTGGAGGGCAGTCATGGGTGA
- a CDS encoding ABC transporter ATP-binding protein, giving the protein MTARGLVREFAPGTGVSGVDLDVGTGEIHAIVGLNGAGKTTLMRLLLGMLRPSAGIALIDGHDVASAPATVWARVGHLVDHPLAYAELTTRENVAVAARLHGVPRRRIDDAVTGVIVELGLDRYSDGRARTLSQGNRQRLGLAAALVHDPGVLVLDEPTNGLDPAGVVLLRESLLRRCADGAGVLVSSHHLDEVARVASRITVVNRGRIVGALDPHGVDIEREFFALIHADDEQYAS; this is encoded by the coding sequence ATGACCGCTCGCGGCTTAGTGCGTGAGTTCGCGCCGGGAACCGGTGTCTCCGGAGTAGACCTCGACGTGGGTACGGGCGAGATCCATGCCATCGTCGGCCTCAACGGCGCCGGGAAGACCACACTCATGCGGCTCCTGCTCGGAATGCTGCGCCCGTCCGCGGGCATCGCATTGATCGACGGCCATGACGTCGCGTCCGCGCCCGCGACAGTGTGGGCACGCGTCGGGCACCTGGTCGATCACCCCCTGGCGTACGCCGAGCTGACCACACGCGAGAATGTCGCGGTCGCCGCCAGACTGCACGGAGTGCCCCGCCGGCGGATCGATGACGCCGTCACCGGAGTCATCGTCGAGCTCGGCCTCGACCGCTACTCCGATGGTCGCGCACGCACCCTGTCTCAGGGCAACCGGCAGCGGCTGGGTCTCGCGGCAGCGCTCGTCCACGATCCTGGCGTCCTGGTGCTCGATGAACCGACGAACGGACTCGACCCGGCCGGCGTCGTCCTCCTCCGAGAGTCGCTGCTGCGACGGTGTGCTGACGGCGCCGGAGTTCTCGTCTCCAGTCATCACCTCGACGAGGTGGCGCGAGTCGCCAGCCGCATCACAGTGGTCAATCGTGGTCGCATCGTCGGCGCTCTCGACCCGCATGGCGTCGATATCGAGCGAGAGTTCTTCGCACTGATCCACGCCGATGACGAGCAGTACGCGTCATGA
- a CDS encoding ABC transporter permease encodes MTGAKAALAVELVKASSSRVIGSATILLVAGIGVLAGSLTAAAQSGNEQVLAQLGTLAGTSGWDRYLGVAAQVTAAGATLGFGVTLSWMIGREFADGTVAGLFALPVSRAAIAVAKLAIHLLWAAAVATVLVALLATVGALLRLGPVDSATVAALGRQLTLTILSAGLAMPAAWAATLGRGLLPGVATTIGIIVVAQVTVVAGTGAWLPLAAPALWALEPESVSLAQLALALVIPLAFALATLDAWRRLQLT; translated from the coding sequence ATGACGGGCGCGAAGGCAGCGCTCGCCGTCGAGCTGGTGAAGGCTTCGTCGTCCAGAGTCATCGGGTCCGCGACGATCCTCCTCGTCGCCGGCATCGGCGTCCTCGCCGGTTCGCTCACCGCGGCCGCCCAGAGCGGCAACGAGCAGGTGCTGGCACAGCTCGGAACCCTCGCCGGCACCAGCGGGTGGGATCGCTACCTGGGCGTAGCCGCACAGGTCACGGCGGCCGGCGCGACCCTGGGCTTCGGTGTGACGCTCAGCTGGATGATCGGCCGCGAGTTCGCCGACGGCACCGTCGCCGGCCTGTTCGCACTACCGGTGAGCCGAGCCGCCATCGCGGTGGCCAAGCTGGCGATCCATCTCTTGTGGGCCGCTGCAGTCGCCACAGTCCTCGTCGCCCTCCTCGCCACGGTCGGCGCGCTGTTGCGCCTCGGACCCGTGGACTCCGCCACCGTGGCGGCTCTCGGGCGCCAACTGACGCTCACGATCCTGTCGGCTGGTCTCGCCATGCCCGCAGCCTGGGCCGCAACGCTCGGCCGCGGACTCCTCCCGGGCGTCGCGACGACCATCGGAATCATCGTCGTCGCACAGGTCACCGTCGTCGCCGGAACCGGCGCGTGGCTGCCGCTCGCCGCGCCGGCCCTCTGGGCGCTCGAGCCGGAGAGCGTCTCTCTCGCCCAGCTCGCACTCGCACTTGTCATCCCACTGGCCTTCGCCCTGGCGACGCTCGACGCGTGGCGACGGCTCCAGCTCACTTAG
- a CDS encoding TetR/AcrR family transcriptional regulator, which translates to MRDTSTKREARPAGMETADRIRDAAIARFGRDGFAVGLRALATEAGVTAGLIVHHFGSKDGLRHACDEHVLAVIRAEKTKAVTTGTAAMLFAQLAEVEQFAPMARYLLRSLQAGGTLAAELVEHMMADAQEYLAAGEAAGVILPSRDPAARTRYLAYQNIGGLLLWATMHLDDHPDDFAAAFRRYSQEITLPALELFSQGLFVDRSMLDDYLMYVPDPPTAGDADSTAS; encoded by the coding sequence ATGCGCGACACGAGCACGAAACGTGAGGCTCGGCCCGCCGGCATGGAGACTGCCGACCGGATTCGCGACGCTGCGATCGCACGTTTCGGCCGCGACGGGTTCGCTGTGGGGCTTCGGGCGCTGGCGACGGAGGCCGGTGTGACCGCGGGGCTGATCGTCCACCACTTCGGGTCCAAAGACGGCCTCAGGCACGCGTGCGACGAGCATGTCCTTGCCGTCATCCGGGCCGAGAAGACCAAGGCCGTGACCACGGGCACGGCCGCGATGCTGTTCGCGCAGTTGGCCGAGGTCGAGCAGTTCGCGCCGATGGCCCGGTACCTGCTGCGCAGCCTGCAGGCCGGCGGCACACTCGCGGCCGAGTTGGTCGAGCACATGATGGCCGACGCCCAGGAGTATCTGGCAGCGGGCGAGGCAGCGGGCGTGATCCTCCCCAGCCGCGACCCGGCGGCGCGGACCCGCTATCTCGCCTACCAGAACATCGGCGGCCTGTTGCTCTGGGCCACGATGCACCTCGACGACCACCCCGACGATTTCGCGGCGGCGTTCCGCCGCTATTCGCAAGAGATCACCCTGCCCGCGCTGGAACTGTTCAGCCAGGGCCTGTTCGTCGACCGTTCCATGCTGGACGACTACCTCATGTACGTGCCGGATCCGCCAACGGCGGGCGACGCAGACTCCACTGCGAGCTAG
- a CDS encoding ABC transporter ATP-binding protein, whose translation MTPAIQIQQLRKSFGSVTALDGLDLTVETGEVHGFLGPNGAGKSTTIRILLGLLRADAGRAVVLGGDPWVDAVDLHHRLAYVPGDVELWPNLTGGEAIDLLARLRGGLDTGRRRDLIERFDLDPSKKARTYSKGNRQKVAIVAALASNVELFVLDEPTAGLDPLMETVFQQFIAEVKADGRTVLLSSHILAQVEKLCDTISIIRRGEVVQTGTLTQMRHLTRTTIEAETLRPASPLTELAGVHDLHEEDGRVRFDVDGEHLDTVIRTLGDLGVRSITSHPPTLEELMLRHYGDELAGTGRAR comes from the coding sequence ATGACCCCTGCCATCCAGATCCAGCAACTGCGCAAGTCCTTCGGCTCCGTGACAGCGCTCGACGGACTCGACCTGACCGTCGAGACCGGCGAGGTCCATGGCTTCCTCGGCCCGAACGGCGCCGGCAAGTCCACCACCATCCGAATCCTGCTCGGCCTGCTGCGCGCCGACGCCGGTCGCGCCGTCGTTCTCGGCGGCGACCCGTGGGTCGACGCCGTCGACCTGCACCACCGGCTCGCCTATGTCCCCGGCGACGTCGAACTGTGGCCCAACCTCACCGGCGGCGAGGCCATCGATCTGCTGGCCCGGCTCCGCGGCGGCCTGGACACCGGTCGCCGCCGCGACCTGATCGAACGATTCGATCTGGACCCGTCGAAGAAGGCCCGCACGTACTCCAAGGGCAACCGGCAGAAAGTCGCCATCGTCGCCGCCCTAGCGTCCAACGTGGAACTCTTTGTCCTCGACGAGCCGACCGCCGGCCTCGACCCACTGATGGAGACGGTGTTCCAGCAGTTCATCGCCGAGGTGAAGGCCGATGGTCGAACCGTGCTGCTGTCCAGCCACATCCTCGCCCAGGTGGAGAAGCTCTGCGACACCATCAGCATCATCCGCCGCGGCGAGGTCGTCCAGACCGGCACGCTGACCCAGATGCGGCACCTGACCCGCACCACCATCGAGGCCGAGACCCTGCGACCGGCGAGCCCGCTGACTGAACTGGCCGGTGTGCACGACCTCCACGAGGAAGACGGCCGGGTCAGGTTCGATGTCGACGGCGAACACCTCGACACCGTGATACGCACGCTCGGCGACCTCGGCGTTCGCAGCATCACCAGCCACCCGCCCACCCTCGAGGAACTCATGCTCCGTCACTACGGCGACGAGCTCGCGGGAACCGGGAGGGCACGATGA
- a CDS encoding ABC transporter permease has product MSTATTTRATATAPVRGRSTLTGTGTMVRFMLRRDRVRLPVWIGALTLFGVGTVGSFEQTYPTAADRATAADLSSLPAVTAMVGRIYSRDDYTYGVMTGHQMYVFMALLLGLMSILSLVRHTRAEEESGRAELLRANVLGRHAQLTAALVLVGGANVATGLLIAGGLAGSGADGVTAGGSLLFSAGLVAAGLVFTAVAAVTSQITEYARGASGLALAVLGIAYAIRAVGDVAESGLSWVSPLYWGQATHSFAADQRWWPLLLMVVLAVALAIAAYALSVRRDVGAGLRPARLGSPTASAALSSPLGLAFRLQRAGLIAWSAGLLVLAVTYGSLVDSIQDMFDQISSFEDLVRDISGATLIESWLVTVLSLTGMIASIQAVLAVLRMRSEETSGRAEPIIATAVSRNRWAASHLTMAFGGSAVIMVLVGLGFGVSTAVATDDAAWLGDMLAAGLVQLPAIWVAAGFAMAVIGLAPRLSPLAWLVPAYAIAVVYMGQILQFPGWTRDLSPFGHVPELPAAGFEPGPVLVLLLVAAGFTWAGLAGLRHRDVPSS; this is encoded by the coding sequence ATGAGCACCGCCACGACGACCCGCGCGACAGCCACGGCCCCCGTGCGGGGCCGGAGCACCCTGACCGGCACCGGGACCATGGTCAGGTTCATGCTGCGCCGCGACCGCGTACGCCTGCCGGTGTGGATCGGCGCTCTGACGCTGTTCGGAGTCGGGACCGTGGGCAGCTTCGAGCAGACCTACCCGACCGCGGCCGACCGCGCGACGGCCGCGGACCTGTCCAGCCTGCCGGCCGTCACCGCCATGGTGGGCCGCATCTACAGCCGAGACGACTACACCTACGGCGTGATGACCGGCCACCAGATGTACGTCTTCATGGCGTTGCTCCTCGGCCTGATGAGCATCCTGTCGTTGGTGCGGCACACCCGCGCCGAGGAGGAGTCCGGCCGAGCCGAGCTGCTCCGGGCGAACGTGCTGGGCCGGCATGCTCAGCTGACCGCCGCGCTCGTCCTGGTCGGTGGCGCCAACGTCGCGACCGGGCTGCTCATCGCCGGCGGCCTGGCCGGATCCGGCGCCGACGGCGTCACAGCCGGTGGATCGTTGTTGTTCAGCGCCGGGCTGGTGGCCGCAGGGCTGGTGTTCACCGCGGTGGCGGCAGTCACCAGCCAGATCACCGAGTACGCACGCGGCGCGTCCGGGCTGGCGCTGGCGGTTCTGGGCATCGCCTACGCCATCCGCGCGGTCGGCGATGTCGCCGAGAGCGGCCTGTCATGGGTGTCGCCGCTCTATTGGGGACAGGCCACTCACTCCTTCGCCGCAGATCAGCGCTGGTGGCCGCTGCTGCTCATGGTCGTCCTGGCCGTGGCGCTCGCGATCGCCGCGTACGCGCTCAGCGTGCGCCGCGATGTCGGCGCCGGGCTCCGACCGGCCCGTCTGGGATCGCCTACCGCGTCCGCCGCGCTGAGCAGCCCGCTCGGCCTCGCATTCCGGCTACAACGTGCCGGCCTCATCGCCTGGTCCGCCGGGCTGCTCGTCCTCGCGGTCACGTACGGCTCACTGGTCGACAGCATCCAGGACATGTTCGACCAGATCTCCTCCTTCGAGGACCTCGTCCGCGACATCTCCGGGGCCACCCTCATCGAGTCCTGGCTCGTCACCGTGCTCAGCCTCACTGGAATGATCGCCTCCATCCAGGCCGTCCTCGCCGTGCTCCGGATGCGGTCCGAGGAGACGTCCGGGCGGGCCGAACCGATCATCGCGACCGCCGTCTCCCGCAACCGCTGGGCCGCGAGCCATCTCACCATGGCCTTCGGCGGCAGCGCCGTCATCATGGTGCTGGTCGGGCTCGGGTTCGGCGTCTCCACCGCGGTCGCCACCGACGACGCAGCCTGGCTCGGCGACATGCTCGCGGCCGGACTCGTACAACTACCGGCGATCTGGGTCGCCGCCGGCTTCGCCATGGCGGTGATCGGCCTGGCGCCCCGGCTGAGCCCGCTGGCGTGGCTGGTTCCGGCCTACGCGATCGCGGTGGTCTACATGGGACAGATCCTGCAGTTCCCCGGCTGGACCAGGGATCTCTCCCCGTTCGGCCATGTGCCCGAGCTCCCGGCTGCCGGCTTCGAACCGGGTCCCGTGCTCGTGTTGCTGCTCGTCGCCGCAGGATTCACCTGGGCGGGGTTGGCCGGGCTCCGACATCGGGACGTCCCGAGCAGCTGA
- a CDS encoding NAD(P)-dependent alcohol dehydrogenase, whose protein sequence is MKAIVQHGYGLPQDVLRLQDVAIPVAGAGQVLLRTGAAGVAIGDWLTVRGQPYIARPAYGLRRPKNTVAGQEAAGQVERVGSGVAQLHSGDDLFGWCNGTLAEYVVVSPHSLAPKPANLTPEQAAAVPISGCTALQALRDAGRLQRGQDVLIVGASGAVGTFAVQIAKALGATVTGVCSTRNVELVRSIGADHVIDYVLDDIAAGEHRYDLILDLAGNRPLSTLRAVLAPKGTLVIVGGSGGSWFMGFGRTIRAAVLSPLVSQQLRPFFSQQRRDDLLALKELIESGELTPVIDRTYPLSDAVDALRHVGDRHTRGKTIVTT, encoded by the coding sequence ATGAAGGCGATCGTTCAGCACGGTTACGGCCTGCCCCAAGACGTGCTGCGGCTTCAAGACGTCGCCATTCCCGTTGCCGGCGCTGGCCAGGTTTTGCTGCGCACCGGCGCCGCAGGCGTCGCGATCGGCGATTGGCTGACGGTTCGAGGTCAGCCCTACATCGCTCGCCCGGCATACGGCCTACGCCGACCGAAGAACACCGTCGCCGGGCAAGAAGCAGCGGGCCAGGTCGAACGGGTCGGTAGCGGCGTCGCCCAACTCCATTCGGGCGACGACCTGTTCGGATGGTGCAACGGGACACTGGCAGAGTACGTGGTGGTCTCGCCCCATTCGTTGGCGCCGAAGCCGGCGAACCTGACGCCGGAGCAGGCTGCAGCAGTACCGATATCCGGCTGCACGGCACTCCAAGCCTTGCGCGACGCCGGCCGTCTTCAGCGTGGCCAAGACGTCTTGATCGTGGGTGCATCCGGTGCTGTGGGCACTTTCGCCGTACAGATCGCCAAGGCTCTTGGCGCGACGGTCACGGGCGTGTGCAGCACGCGGAACGTCGAACTGGTCCGCTCTATCGGAGCCGACCACGTCATCGACTATGTCCTGGACGACATTGCCGCTGGTGAACATCGCTACGACCTCATCCTCGACCTCGCCGGCAACCGGCCTTTGTCGACACTGAGGGCAGTCTTGGCGCCCAAGGGAACGTTGGTGATCGTCGGCGGATCCGGCGGATCGTGGTTCATGGGGTTCGGCCGCACCATCCGAGCCGCTGTCCTTTCCCCACTCGTCAGCCAGCAACTCCGTCCCTTCTTCTCTCAGCAACGCCGGGATGACCTCTTGGCCCTGAAAGAGCTCATCGAAAGCGGCGAGCTCACCCCTGTCATCGACCGGACGTATCCATTGAGTGACGCGGTGGACGCCTTACGTCATGTCGGTGATCGGCATACGCGGGGCAAGACGATCGTCACCACATGA
- a CDS encoding DUF4386 domain-containing protein, translating to MIVEVVVNRPSSGLLGRRRTVQKINGIQPDIPVKRIARAAGALYVAIFIVAPFAFFVGRSRILVEDDPTATAENLLADETLFRIGMAAESVVFLIEIVLAALLYTLFRPVNATVAMAAAFSRVAEAVVQAVNLLTSSLVLLTVSGAGYLAAFEPDQVDALVSLFFDANEFVTLIWGLFFGLHLILLGYLVYKSGFLPRVLGILLAAASIGYLAEGFGNLLWPGTADVLAATVVVLAVPGELAFALWLIIKGVDGTRWQQVASARSDPQRSI from the coding sequence ATGATCGTCGAGGTGGTGGTGAATCGACCATCTAGCGGACTCCTAGGACGGAGAAGGACCGTGCAGAAGATCAACGGAATTCAACCAGACATACCTGTCAAGCGAATCGCACGGGCCGCGGGTGCACTCTATGTCGCCATCTTCATAGTCGCTCCGTTCGCGTTCTTTGTCGGCAGGTCGCGAATCCTCGTGGAGGATGACCCCACAGCCACGGCGGAGAATCTTCTCGCTGATGAGACGCTGTTCCGAATCGGCATGGCCGCCGAATCTGTGGTGTTCCTGATTGAAATAGTCCTGGCAGCCCTGCTCTACACTCTTTTCAGGCCCGTCAACGCCACCGTTGCCATGGCCGCAGCGTTCTCCCGCGTCGCCGAGGCAGTCGTCCAAGCGGTCAATCTACTCACCAGCTCACTCGTGCTTCTCACGGTGAGCGGCGCCGGTTATCTCGCAGCCTTCGAGCCGGACCAGGTCGATGCTCTGGTCTCACTCTTCTTCGACGCGAACGAGTTCGTGACACTGATCTGGGGCCTGTTCTTCGGCCTGCACCTCATTCTCCTCGGTTACCTGGTGTACAAGTCCGGCTTCTTGCCGAGAGTCCTGGGAATTCTGTTAGCAGCGGCCTCGATAGGCTACCTTGCAGAGGGCTTCGGAAACCTCCTGTGGCCGGGAACCGCGGACGTACTCGCGGCGACGGTGGTGGTGCTCGCGGTGCCCGGGGAGCTGGCATTCGCCCTCTGGCTCATCATCAAGGGCGTTGACGGCACGCGATGGCAGCAGGTGGCGTCAGCGCGCTCCGACCCGCAGAGGTCGATCTAG